The following are from one region of the Odontesthes bonariensis isolate fOdoBon6 chromosome 12, fOdoBon6.hap1, whole genome shotgun sequence genome:
- the LOC142396030 gene encoding olfactory receptor 10J5-like: MENNSSLNSYYFQLTLFTDFGLLRYFFFGLCLLIYVTIICFNVVIILTVCLEKSLHQPMYVFICCLSFNSLYGSAGLFPRLLMDILSDTHLISRPSCFTQMFVIYMYAACEMTILCIMAYDRFVAICQPLHYHSKMTFKMVICLIIFAEMYPVVVIAYCLSLSVNLPLCGNKLNRLFCTNWPVVQLSCVDTSVNNIAGLVVTITTFFVPLSFVLYTYLRILHICRKSSSEFRGKALRTCLPHLVTFVNFSLSVFCEISLSRLEADEIEAVFIVFLSLEFLIIPPIINPLVYGFNLPQIKTGIFTRLTVRKRTLSK; encoded by the coding sequence ATGGAGAATAACAGCAGCCTGAACTCTTATTATTTTCAGTTAACATTATTTACAGACTTTGGACTCCTCCGGTATTTTTTCTTTGGTCTGTGCCTGCTTATTTACGTGACTATaatctgttttaatgttgtgattATTCTGACAGTCTGCCTGGAGAAGTCCCTGCATCAGCCCATGTATGTTTTCATCTGCTGCCTGTCTTTTAATTCTCTGTACGGCTCAGCCGGCCTCTTCCCCAGGCTTCTAATGGACATTCTGTCTGACACTCATTTAATATCACGTCCATCTTGCTTCACTCAGATGTTTGTTATTTACATGTATGCAGCATGTGAAATGACTATTCTCTGCATCATGGCCTATGATAGATTTGTAGCCATTTGCCAGCCTTTACACTACCACAGTAAAATGACTTTTAAGATGGTGATATGTTTAATAATATTTGCAGAAATGTACCCTGTAGTTGTAATCGCATATTGTCTTTCACTCTCTGTTAACTTGCCTTTATGTGGGAATAAACTGAACAGACTTTTCTGTACAAATTGGCCAGTGGTTCAGCTCTCCTGTGTGGATACGAGTGTGAACAACATAGCGGGTCTGGTTGTTACAATAACGACTTTCTTTGTCCCTTTGTCTTTTGTCTTGTACACCTACCTGCGTATTCTGCACATCTGCAGAAAAAGCTCGTCTGAATTCAGAGGAAAGGCATTGCGAACCTGCCTGCCCCACCTGGTGACATTTGTGAACTTTTCTTTGTCTGTGTTCTGCGAGATTTCACTGAGTCGTCTTGAAGCTGATGAAATTGAAGcagttttcattgtttttttgtctctggaGTTTTTAATCATTCCCCCCATCATTAACCCTCTAGTTTATGGATTCAATCTACCGCAGATCAAAACAGGGATTTTTACACGGCTAACTGTTCGCAAAAGGACTCTCAGTAAATAA